From a region of the Candidatus Rhabdochlamydia porcellionis genome:
- a CDS encoding polyprenyl synthetase family protein, whose product MTTLNSPSSFSSHLEKVDEKIIQSLFDFGEKTKLRDACEYALMSGGKRFRPLIVILVAEALNNHLDVSDAALAVEFFHTASLIVDDLPCMDDDDQRRDKPSTHKIYGESTALLASYSLMTAGFGKIHKNAEVIKKSFPPFSALSDVICTLALSIATQCSGILGATGGQFFDLFPPDNSLETAQRIISQKTGALFEISFAFGWLFGGGDMKQLKLVKKLAHHFGFAFQIADDLHDIKQDEQENLKLSIVHMLGPEKALEYFQNELFRCCEYLKKLGLFTPSFERIIDMLFHYARFEK is encoded by the coding sequence ATGACAACCTTAAATAGCCCCTCTTCTTTTTCCTCGCATTTAGAAAAAGTGGATGAAAAAATTATCCAAAGTCTTTTTGATTTTGGAGAAAAAACTAAATTGCGCGATGCTTGCGAATACGCTTTAATGAGCGGAGGCAAACGTTTTCGCCCTTTGATCGTTATCTTAGTTGCAGAAGCTCTAAACAACCATCTAGACGTTTCTGACGCAGCTCTGGCCGTGGAGTTTTTTCACACAGCCTCTTTAATTGTCGATGATCTTCCCTGTATGGATGACGATGACCAAAGGCGTGATAAGCCCTCTACTCATAAGATCTATGGAGAATCAACGGCTCTTTTAGCAAGTTATTCTTTGATGACAGCTGGGTTTGGCAAGATTCATAAAAATGCGGAGGTTATTAAAAAATCTTTTCCTCCTTTTTCTGCATTGAGTGATGTTATTTGCACGTTAGCCCTTTCCATTGCTACCCAATGCTCTGGGATTTTAGGTGCTACAGGGGGGCAGTTTTTTGATCTTTTCCCCCCAGACAACTCTTTAGAAACCGCACAAAGAATTATCTCTCAAAAAACAGGAGCCCTTTTTGAAATCTCTTTTGCTTTCGGTTGGCTTTTTGGAGGAGGGGATATGAAGCAGCTTAAATTGGTTAAAAAACTAGCTCATCACTTTGGTTTTGCCTTTCAAATAGCAGACGATCTTCATGATATCAAACAAGATGAACAAGAAAATCTTAAACTCAGCATAGTTCATATGCTAGGCCCTGAAAAAGCGTTAGAGTATTTCCAAAATGAGTTATTTAGATGCTGTGAGTACTTAAAGAAGCTGGGTCTTTTTACTCCTTCTTTTGAAAGGATTATCGATATGCTTTTTCACTACGCAAGATTTGAGAAATAA